A section of the Asticcacaulis sp. EMRT-3 genome encodes:
- a CDS encoding nitrate reductase, whose protein sequence is MFDPAVPALTTLTTCPYCGVGCGVKARLDGGRDLRVTGDETHPANAGRLCSKGTALGQTFGLEGRLLTPKMRKNGRMERAGWDEALDTIAQKFNAIIHEHGPDAVAFYVSGQLLTEDYYAVNKLAKGYIGTANIDTNSRLCMSSAVAAHKLAFGADLVPGTYDDLEQADVLVFSGHNAAWTHPVLYRRIEGRQGQKRICIDPKRTDTAKACDLHLMIKPQTDVRLWNGLCAHLIARDAVDHDFIDRHTQGFSRLMAALSADDQSLEAIVADCGISVVDLKYFYDAFLHTEKVVSLFSQGSNQSAQGVNKGLALINAHLLSGKIGKPGGAPFSITGQPNAMGGREVGGLANMLAAHMDFDEASKSRVQRYWQSPTIAQKPGLKAVDMFEAARSGQIKAIWIMATNPMVSMPDTNKIHAALANCELVVVSDVMARTDTMDMAHIQLPAAAWGEKDGTVTNSERVISRQRRMADLPGEVRPDWQIIADVARRMNAAWDQAFAWKGPHEVFAEHAGLTAFENKGERFLNLSGFAGIGRDDYNGMVPTRWPFTAGGSTHRLFADGRFATPEGRARLIAPKTSGPAHATSPDYPFSLNSTRVRDHWHTLTRTALAPQLNRHASEPLLDIHPKDARRLGIRDGRLARLTTAYGEAILKARVTDDVREGNLSVPMHWTRQFAPYGRSNPVVSPAVDPLSGQPEFKHTPARVAAFGEAWHGFILTPRDFDGELPDFGEAIWRRSSHAHAEAFELSGIAPLDLSAIVVSQSLDDPAAGLTRRVRIDEGRLTAVIFIAPIDKPLPPRDWLLERFGDAALDAVSTAALLIGRLPGVEDKGRIICACRSVGEKTITAAIDDGALTVEAIGEATSAGTSCGSCKGELKQCLRSHAKKEARHAA, encoded by the coding sequence TTGTTCGATCCCGCCGTACCCGCTTTAACGACCCTGACCACATGCCCCTATTGCGGCGTGGGTTGCGGCGTGAAGGCAAGGCTGGATGGCGGGCGGGATCTGCGCGTGACCGGCGATGAAACCCATCCCGCCAATGCCGGACGTCTGTGCTCAAAAGGCACGGCGCTCGGCCAGACCTTCGGACTGGAAGGGCGTCTGCTGACCCCGAAGATGCGCAAAAATGGCCGTATGGAACGGGCGGGCTGGGACGAGGCGCTCGATACGATTGCGCAAAAATTTAACGCCATCATCCATGAGCATGGCCCGGACGCCGTGGCCTTTTATGTGTCGGGCCAGTTGCTGACCGAGGACTATTACGCCGTCAACAAGCTGGCCAAGGGCTATATCGGCACGGCCAATATCGACACCAATTCGCGCCTGTGCATGTCGTCGGCGGTGGCGGCGCACAAGCTGGCCTTCGGCGCTGATCTGGTGCCCGGCACCTATGATGATCTTGAACAGGCCGATGTGCTGGTCTTTTCCGGCCATAATGCCGCCTGGACGCATCCGGTGCTGTATCGCCGCATCGAGGGAAGGCAAGGCCAGAAGCGTATCTGCATCGACCCGAAGCGCACCGATACGGCGAAGGCCTGCGACCTGCACCTGATGATCAAACCACAGACCGATGTGCGGCTGTGGAACGGTTTATGCGCCCATCTGATTGCGCGCGACGCCGTGGATCACGATTTCATCGACCGCCACACGCAAGGGTTTTCGCGCCTGATGGCGGCTTTGAGCGCCGACGATCAGAGCCTTGAAGCCATTGTCGCCGATTGCGGTATTTCGGTCGTTGATCTCAAATATTTTTATGACGCCTTCCTGCACACGGAAAAAGTGGTCAGTCTGTTTTCGCAGGGCTCCAACCAGTCGGCGCAGGGCGTGAATAAGGGGCTGGCCCTGATCAATGCCCATCTTTTGTCGGGCAAGATCGGCAAGCCGGGGGGCGCACCCTTTTCGATCACTGGCCAGCCCAATGCGATGGGCGGGCGCGAAGTGGGGGGGCTGGCCAATATGCTGGCCGCCCATATGGATTTCGACGAGGCGTCGAAGTCGCGGGTGCAGCGTTACTGGCAGTCGCCGACCATCGCGCAAAAGCCGGGCCTGAAGGCCGTCGATATGTTCGAAGCGGCGCGCAGCGGCCAGATCAAGGCCATCTGGATCATGGCCACCAATCCGATGGTGTCCATGCCCGACACGAACAAGATCCATGCGGCTCTGGCCAATTGTGAGCTGGTGGTGGTGTCCGATGTGATGGCGCGCACCGATACGATGGACATGGCGCATATCCAGCTTCCTGCCGCCGCCTGGGGCGAAAAAGACGGCACGGTCACCAATTCCGAGCGCGTGATTTCGCGCCAGCGCCGCATGGCCGACCTGCCCGGTGAGGTGCGCCCCGACTGGCAGATTATCGCCGATGTGGCGCGGCGCATGAATGCTGCCTGGGATCAGGCTTTTGCGTGGAAGGGGCCGCATGAGGTCTTCGCCGAACATGCCGGACTGACGGCGTTTGAAAACAAAGGCGAGCGCTTTCTCAACCTGTCGGGCTTTGCAGGTATCGGACGTGATGATTATAACGGCATGGTGCCGACGCGCTGGCCCTTTACCGCAGGCGGTTCGACGCACAGGCTGTTTGCTGATGGCCGCTTCGCCACGCCGGAAGGCCGCGCCCGCCTGATCGCGCCGAAGACCAGCGGCCCGGCCCACGCCACCTCGCCCGATTATCCGTTCAGCCTCAACAGCACCCGCGTGCGCGATCACTGGCACACCCTGACGCGCACGGCGCTGGCCCCGCAACTGAACCGCCATGCAAGCGAACCCCTGCTCGACATCCACCCGAAGGACGCGCGGCGTCTTGGCATCCGTGATGGCCGTCTGGCCCGCCTCACCACCGCCTATGGCGAGGCGATCCTGAAAGCGCGCGTCACCGATGATGTGCGCGAAGGAAACCTCAGCGTGCCGATGCACTGGACGCGCCAGTTCGCCCCCTATGGCCGTTCCAATCCGGTGGTCAGCCCGGCGGTCGATCCCCTGTCGGGCCAGCCGGAATTCAAGCACACCCCGGCGCGGGTGGCTGCCTTTGGCGAAGCGTGGCACGGCTTTATCCTGACGCCGCGCGATTTTGATGGTGAGCTGCCGGACTTTGGTGAAGCCATCTGGCGGCGCTCCAGCCACGCCCATGCCGAGGCTTTTGAGTTGTCGGGCATTGCGCCGCTTGATCTGTCGGCCATCGTCGTCAGCCAGAGCCTTGATGATCCGGCGGCGGGCCTGACGCGCCGTGTACGGATCGATGAAGGCCGCCTGACCGCCGTGATCTTCATCGCCCCCATCGACAAGCCCCTGCCACCGCGCGACTGGCTGCTGGAACGCTTCGGCGATGCGGCGCTTGATGCGGTCAGCACCGCCGCCCTGCTGATTGGCCGCCTGCCGGGGGTCGAAGACAAGGGCCGCATCATCTGCGCCTGCCGCAGCGTCGGTGAAAAGACCATCACGGCGGCCATTGATGACGGGGCGCTGACGGTGGAGGCCATCGGCGAGGCCACCAGCGCTGGTACATCCTGCGGGTCGTGCAAGGGTGAACTGAAGCAATGCCTGCGGTCCCACGCAAAGAAGGAGGCGCGCCATGCCGCGTGA
- the nirB gene encoding nitrite reductase large subunit NirB, translated as MTPETASKERIVVIGAGMAGGRIVEEILKRKDSLFEISIIGAESLPTYDRIQLSPVLAGEKTFDQIVTHSQDWYDANGVKTHFGYWVQSVDRALKEVVLHDGQRIPYDKLILAMGSDPIRLPLPGADLHGVVAFRDLHDVDAMQAAAERGGEAVVIGGGLLGLEAAYGLAKRGMKATVIHLVDVLMERQLDEAAGRLLEKALLDRGVISVLNAQSEAILGETHVEGLRLKDGRVIPASLLVMAVGIRPHVEPAKSAGLVVERGIVVDDQMRTSDPDIFAVGECAQHRGQCYGLVAPIWEMCRTLADVLTAKNPDSAYLGTSLATRLKVSGVDLYSAGQFGGGEGCEDIVFRDPGRGVYKRIVIKDDRLVGTVLFGEAGDGGWYFDLMKKAESVAGIRDTLIFGQAVTHALAGQDPSDAVAAWPDATEVCGCNGVTKGQVVASICAGHTTLDGLRGACKASASCGSCTGIVESLLKVTLGDSFKAQTGPKSICKCTEHGHAVVRKAIIDLELKTIPDVMQALKWQTPDGCSSCRPALNYYLLCAWPRDYHDDPRSRFVNERNHANIQKDGTYSVVPRMWGGVTSAKELRAIADVVDKFDVPMVKVTGGQRLDLFGIKKQDLPAVWADLNAAGMVSGHAYAKALRTVKTCVGSEWCRFGTQDSTGLGIKLEQATWGSYMPHKFKMAVSGCPRNCAEATIKDFGVICVDSGYELHVGGNAGIHLRGTELLTKVATEAEALEWSMAFVQLYREDAWYLERTAPWIERVGLQFVKDGLAEPEMRAVLVARFLESQAVYQIDPWAEHAPKSEPAKVFSPMADLRNGVSQDQLKECAQ; from the coding sequence ATGACCCCGGAAACAGCTTCCAAAGAGCGTATCGTCGTTATCGGCGCCGGCATGGCGGGCGGACGCATTGTTGAAGAGATACTCAAGCGCAAGGATAGCTTGTTCGAGATTTCGATCATCGGCGCCGAATCCCTGCCCACCTATGACCGCATCCAGCTTTCGCCGGTGCTGGCCGGTGAGAAGACGTTCGACCAGATCGTCACCCATTCCCAGGACTGGTACGACGCCAATGGCGTGAAAACCCATTTCGGCTACTGGGTGCAGTCGGTGGATCGCGCCCTGAAAGAAGTGGTGCTGCATGATGGCCAGCGCATCCCTTACGACAAGCTGATCCTCGCTATGGGCTCCGACCCGATCCGTCTGCCCCTGCCGGGGGCCGATCTGCACGGCGTGGTGGCTTTCCGCGACCTGCACGATGTCGATGCCATGCAGGCAGCGGCGGAGCGAGGCGGTGAGGCGGTGGTGATCGGCGGCGGGCTTCTGGGCCTCGAAGCCGCTTACGGGCTGGCCAAACGCGGCATGAAGGCGACCGTCATCCATCTGGTCGATGTGCTGATGGAGCGGCAATTGGATGAGGCCGCCGGACGCCTGCTCGAAAAGGCGCTTTTGGATCGTGGCGTCATTTCGGTGCTGAATGCCCAGTCCGAAGCCATACTGGGTGAAACCCATGTCGAGGGGCTGAGGCTGAAGGATGGCCGCGTCATTCCAGCCTCGCTGCTGGTCATGGCCGTGGGTATCCGTCCGCACGTCGAACCGGCCAAATCGGCGGGCCTTGTGGTCGAGCGCGGCATTGTGGTCGATGACCAGATGCGCACCTCTGATCCCGATATTTTTGCGGTCGGCGAATGCGCCCAGCATCGCGGCCAGTGCTATGGTCTGGTGGCGCCGATCTGGGAGATGTGCCGGACGCTTGCCGATGTGCTGACCGCCAAAAACCCGGACAGCGCCTATCTTGGCACCTCGCTGGCCACGCGGCTGAAAGTTTCCGGCGTCGATCTCTATTCCGCTGGGCAATTTGGTGGCGGCGAGGGCTGCGAGGACATCGTGTTCCGCGATCCGGGCCGTGGCGTTTATAAGCGCATCGTCATCAAGGACGACCGGCTGGTCGGCACGGTTCTGTTCGGTGAAGCCGGTGATGGCGGCTGGTATTTCGACCTGATGAAGAAGGCCGAAAGCGTCGCTGGTATCCGCGATACCCTGATCTTCGGTCAGGCCGTCACCCATGCCCTGGCCGGTCAGGACCCTTCTGACGCCGTTGCAGCATGGCCCGACGCCACGGAAGTGTGCGGCTGCAATGGCGTAACCAAGGGTCAGGTGGTGGCGTCGATCTGCGCTGGCCATACCACGCTCGATGGGTTACGCGGCGCGTGCAAGGCTTCGGCCTCCTGCGGTTCCTGCACCGGTATCGTCGAGAGCCTGCTGAAAGTGACGCTCGGCGACAGCTTCAAGGCCCAGACCGGGCCGAAGTCTATCTGCAAATGCACTGAACATGGTCATGCCGTGGTGCGTAAAGCCATTATCGACCTTGAGCTGAAGACCATTCCCGACGTGATGCAGGCGCTGAAATGGCAGACGCCCGACGGTTGTTCTTCGTGTCGTCCGGCGCTCAACTATTACCTGCTCTGCGCCTGGCCGCGCGACTATCACGATGATCCGCGCTCGCGCTTCGTCAATGAGCGTAACCACGCCAATATCCAGAAGGACGGCACCTATAGCGTGGTGCCGCGCATGTGGGGCGGCGTGACCTCCGCCAAGGAATTGCGCGCCATCGCCGATGTGGTCGATAAGTTCGACGTGCCGATGGTCAAGGTGACCGGCGGCCAGAGGCTCGATCTGTTTGGCATCAAAAAGCAGGATCTGCCCGCCGTCTGGGCCGATCTCAATGCGGCGGGCATGGTTTCGGGTCACGCCTATGCCAAGGCGCTGCGCACGGTCAAGACCTGCGTGGGCTCGGAATGGTGCCGCTTCGGCACGCAGGATTCGACGGGGCTGGGGATCAAACTCGAACAGGCGACCTGGGGCAGCTATATGCCGCACAAGTTCAAGATGGCCGTGTCGGGTTGCCCGCGTAACTGCGCCGAGGCGACGATCAAGGATTTCGGCGTGATCTGCGTCGATTCCGGATATGAGCTGCATGTCGGCGGCAATGCCGGTATCCACTTACGCGGCACCGAACTGCTGACCAAGGTGGCGACCGAGGCCGAGGCGCTGGAATGGTCAATGGCGTTTGTTCAGCTCTACCGCGAAGACGCCTGGTATCTGGAACGCACCGCGCCGTGGATCGAACGGGTGGGGCTGCAATTCGTGAAAGACGGGCTGGCCGAGCCGGAGATGCGCGCTGTTCTTGTGGCCCGTTTTCTGGAAAGTCAGGCCGTTTATCAAATTGATCCGTGGGCGGAACATGCGCCGAAATCCGAACCTGCCAAGGTGTTTTCGCCAATGGCCGACCTGCGCAATGGTGTTTCACAAGATCAATTAAAGGAGTGCGCACAATGA
- the cobA gene encoding uroporphyrinogen-III C-methyltransferase → MSERDPQKPGFVSLVGAGPGDVDHLTLGALKALQSAQALLYDALVSDDILALAPQRCVKICVGKRGDRLSVSQDKTNDLMVRLARRGLHVVRLKGGDPSVFGRVEEERQHLDRQGIAHKTLPGVTAASAAAAQFSFPLTHRGEARSVTFLTGRGQDGSIDFRDGLLADPSASLVFYMSSHNAAHIQASLAAAGRGPDTAVMAVENAGRPQARSVRATLAQLAAVIAAQNWDGPVLIGVGSAFAHARLPAEMAGMAARQA, encoded by the coding sequence GTGTCCGAGAGGGATCCACAAAAACCCGGCTTCGTATCGCTGGTTGGCGCAGGGCCCGGTGATGTCGATCACCTGACGCTGGGTGCGCTGAAGGCCCTGCAATCGGCGCAGGCGCTTTTGTATGATGCCCTCGTCAGCGACGATATTCTGGCGCTGGCTCCGCAGCGCTGCGTCAAGATCTGCGTCGGCAAGCGCGGCGACCGGCTGTCCGTCTCGCAGGACAAGACCAATGATCTGATGGTGCGTCTGGCGCGGCGCGGACTGCATGTGGTGCGGCTGAAAGGCGGCGATCCGTCCGTGTTCGGACGGGTGGAAGAAGAACGCCAGCATCTCGACCGCCAGGGCATCGCCCATAAGACCCTGCCGGGGGTGACGGCGGCCTCGGCGGCGGCGGCGCAGTTTTCGTTTCCGCTCACCCATCGCGGCGAAGCGCGCTCGGTCACCTTCTTGACCGGACGCGGCCAGGATGGCAGCATCGATTTTCGGGATGGGCTTCTGGCCGATCCTTCCGCCAGTCTGGTATTTTACATGTCGTCGCATAATGCTGCCCATATTCAGGCCTCACTGGCCGCCGCCGGGCGCGGGCCTGACACAGCCGTCATGGCGGTGGAAAATGCTGGCAGACCACAGGCGCGGTCTGTGCGCGCTACATTGGCCCAGCTTGCCGCTGTCATCGCGGCGCAAAACTGGGACGGGCCGGTGCTGATCGGCGTGGGCAGCGCCTTCGCCCATGCCCGCCTGCCCGCGGAGATGGCCGGGATGGCGGCGCGGCAGGCATGA
- the nirD gene encoding nitrite reductase small subunit NirD, which yields MNAISLMNWVDVGHTSDIPHQGARRIETDMGAIAVFCTVDHEYYAVMDKCPHKGGPLSEGIVHGRSIACPLHNWSISLQSGEAQGVDAGKGCAPPVPLKVENGQIFLSLPV from the coding sequence ATGAACGCCATCAGCCTTATGAACTGGGTCGATGTTGGCCATACCTCAGACATACCGCATCAGGGCGCGCGCCGCATCGAAACCGATATGGGTGCTATCGCCGTCTTCTGCACGGTCGATCACGAATATTATGCCGTCATGGATAAGTGCCCGCATAAGGGCGGGCCGTTATCGGAAGGCATTGTTCACGGCCGGTCGATTGCCTGCCCGCTGCACAACTGGTCGATCAGTCTGCAATCGGGTGAGGCGCAAGGGGTCGATGCGGGCAAGGGCTGCGCTCCCCCTGTGCCGCTGAAGGTCGAGAATGGCCAAATCTTTTTAAGCCTGCCTGTGTAA
- a CDS encoding nitrate/nitrite transporter, producing the protein MLSKDFLKSGHTPTLFSAFLYFDMSFMVWVLLGALGVQIAASLGLTPAEKGLMVAVPILSGAVLRVVNGLLVDRIGPKLTGTVGQLIVIGGLLAAWAFHIHSYMSVLGLGVVLGVAGASFAVALPLASRWYPPKYQGIALGIAGAGNSGTVFASLFLPTLAKTYGWTTVFAFVAIPLIITFIIYQVLAKDSPDQPAPKKTSEYFSVLKHVDAWWFMLFYGVSFGGFVGLSSSLNIYFNTQYGLSPVTAGLFTAFCVFFGSIVRPVGGGLADKMGGIRTLSIMYSIAAVALLLMSFGFGNILLGTLFIVTAMVALGMANGAVFQLVPQRFRAEIGVMTGLVGMCGGIGGFYLAASMGLSRQLTGSYMTSLLIFAALACVALIGLTLVKKTWRTTWHVYGALDAKI; encoded by the coding sequence ATGCTCTCGAAAGATTTTCTCAAATCCGGGCACACGCCCACCCTGTTTTCGGCCTTTCTCTACTTCGACATGAGCTTCATGGTCTGGGTATTGCTGGGGGCGCTGGGCGTGCAGATCGCGGCCTCACTGGGTCTGACTCCGGCGGAAAAGGGGCTGATGGTGGCCGTGCCCATTCTGTCCGGGGCTGTCTTGCGCGTCGTCAATGGTCTGCTGGTGGATCGCATCGGCCCCAAGCTGACCGGCACGGTGGGGCAGTTGATCGTCATCGGCGGCCTGCTGGCGGCCTGGGCCTTCCATATCCATTCCTACATGTCGGTTCTGGGGCTGGGCGTGGTGCTGGGCGTGGCCGGAGCGTCGTTCGCCGTGGCTTTGCCGCTGGCCTCTCGTTGGTATCCACCGAAATATCAGGGCATTGCGCTGGGCATTGCCGGGGCCGGTAATTCGGGCACGGTGTTCGCCTCGCTTTTCCTGCCGACCCTGGCCAAAACCTATGGCTGGACCACGGTTTTCGCCTTTGTGGCCATCCCGCTGATCATCACCTTCATCATCTATCAGGTCCTCGCCAAGGATTCGCCTGATCAGCCCGCGCCGAAGAAGACGTCGGAATATTTCAGCGTTCTGAAACACGTTGACGCCTGGTGGTTCATGCTGTTTTACGGCGTCAGCTTCGGCGGCTTCGTCGGCCTGTCCTCGTCGCTCAACATCTATTTCAACACGCAATATGGCCTGTCGCCAGTGACGGCGGGTCTGTTTACGGCCTTCTGCGTCTTCTTCGGCTCGATCGTTAGGCCGGTAGGCGGCGGGCTGGCCGATAAGATGGGCGGCATCCGCACCCTGTCGATCATGTATTCGATTGCTGCCGTGGCGCTGTTGCTGATGAGCTTCGGTTTCGGCAATATTCTGCTTGGCACCCTGTTTATCGTCACGGCGATGGTGGCGCTCGGCATGGCCAATGGTGCGGTCTTCCAGCTTGTGCCGCAACGCTTCCGCGCCGAAATCGGCGTCATGACGGGGCTGGTCGGCATGTGCGGCGGCATTGGCGGCTTCTACCTGGCCGCCAGCATGGGGCTTTCACGGCAACTGACGGGCTCTTACATGACAAGCCTGCTGATCTTCGCCGCCCTGGCCTGTGTGGCTCTGATCGGCCTTACCCTCGTCAAGAAAACCTGGCGCACCACCTGGCACGTCTATGGTGCGCTCGACGCCAAGATATGA
- a CDS encoding alginate export family protein gives MFPVITPIIDSNLRYAHIEQSGFANDADALTWRNRIGLQSQPIHHLSGLIEFENVTALVSDYNSTTNGRTAYPTEPDPEVTELNRAQIMWTPDEHSTLTVGRQRIILDDARFVGNVGWRQDEQTFDGVRYDLKTGAFDLTAAYLSKINRVLAETRDWNSDSYLIHASYGFAYGIKLTGFDYALDFSNAAASSTQTYGARAAGGFTAGPVKFGLTGQYARQTDYRNNPADFDLAESMVEISAAYRIASFKINYESLGGNGLVGFITPLGTTHAFDGFSDAFSGTGGNKTTVNGLDDLNYAATFNLPLRHQPSITLIYHDLSTARLDTSLGHEWDAVATIALSPHLSLLAKYADFSASDSPLAPASRRKTWLALSFKL, from the coding sequence TTGTTCCCCGTCATCACGCCCATCATCGATTCCAATCTGCGTTACGCCCATATCGAGCAGTCGGGCTTTGCCAATGACGCCGACGCCCTGACCTGGCGCAACCGCATCGGCCTGCAAAGCCAGCCGATCCACCACTTAAGCGGCCTGATCGAGTTCGAGAACGTCACCGCGCTCGTCTCCGATTATAATTCGACCACCAATGGCCGCACCGCCTATCCGACCGAGCCCGATCCCGAAGTCACCGAACTGAACCGCGCCCAGATCATGTGGACGCCGGACGAGCATTCCACCCTGACCGTGGGCCGCCAGCGCATCATTCTTGATGACGCGCGTTTTGTCGGCAATGTCGGCTGGCGGCAGGACGAACAGACCTTTGACGGCGTGCGCTATGACCTGAAAACCGGCGCCTTCGACCTGACGGCGGCTTATCTCAGCAAGATCAACCGCGTTCTGGCCGAAACCAGGGACTGGAATTCGGACAGCTACCTGATCCATGCCAGCTATGGCTTTGCGTATGGCATCAAGCTGACCGGCTTTGATTATGCGCTCGATTTTTCCAATGCGGCGGCCTCTTCCACCCAGACCTATGGCGCGCGCGCTGCGGGTGGATTTACCGCCGGGCCAGTGAAATTCGGCCTGACCGGTCAGTATGCCCGTCAGACAGATTATCGCAACAATCCGGCGGATTTCGATCTGGCTGAAAGCATGGTCGAGATCAGTGCGGCCTACAGAATAGCCAGCTTCAAGATCAATTATGAGAGCCTTGGCGGTAATGGTTTGGTCGGCTTCATCACGCCTTTGGGCACCACCCATGCCTTTGATGGCTTTTCAGACGCCTTTTCCGGCACGGGCGGCAACAAGACAACTGTGAACGGCCTCGATGATCTGAATTACGCCGCCACCTTCAACCTGCCCCTGCGGCACCAACCGTCCATCACTTTGATTTATCACGATCTTTCGACGGCGCGGCTCGATACTTCACTCGGTCATGAATGGGACGCCGTGGCCACGATCGCGCTTTCGCCACATCTGTCCTTGCTGGCCAAATATGCCGATTTTTCCGCGAGTGACTCACCGCTCGCCCCCGCTTCGCGTCGCAAAACCTGGCTTGCGCTTAGCTTTAAACTTTAA
- a CDS encoding glycine zipper 2TM domain-containing protein, which yields MQKFAQKILTAVVTTGLIAASVTAIPAAAEARPAYGCHAVVQHKAQNGTIIGALLGGAIGGSVANTHNKGLGTVAGAVVGGLVGNSVGKDNGREDCQQARNDYRHPPVRYQNYDRHNYNNQRSYNSYSRNDGHYDARR from the coding sequence ATGCAAAAGTTCGCGCAAAAAATATTGACCGCTGTTGTTACCACCGGCCTGATCGCCGCTTCCGTCACGGCCATCCCTGCCGCCGCCGAAGCCCGTCCGGCCTATGGCTGCCATGCGGTGGTGCAGCATAAGGCGCAAAACGGCACCATCATCGGTGCGCTGCTGGGCGGTGCTATCGGCGGCAGCGTGGCCAATACGCACAATAAGGGTCTGGGCACGGTGGCCGGGGCTGTGGTCGGTGGTCTGGTCGGCAACAGCGTCGGCAAGGATAATGGCCGCGAGGATTGCCAGCAGGCGCGCAACGACTATCGCCATCCGCCGGTGCGTTACCAAAACTATGACCGCCACAACTATAATAACCAACGCAGCTACAACAGCTACAGCCGCAATGATGGCCACTACGACGCTCGTCGCTAA
- the purH gene encoding bifunctional phosphoribosylaminoimidazolecarboxamide formyltransferase/IMP cyclohydrolase: MPAAPDFPPAADRVTPKRALISLSDKAGLVEAAQALVAAGIELISTGGTRAALEKAGLPVKDVADITGFPEMMDGRVKTLHPMVHGALLAYRDAPEHAKALKDHNIQPIDIVWIDLYPFEKTVAGGGAFEAAIENIDIGGPAMIRSSAKNHPYVAICVDKAGMDEVLAAIKAKGTTDMALRKALAAKAFARTAAYDSAVSTWFAGQLNDAYPERKTIAGERLQTMRYGENPHQSAAFYRTGENRPGVATAKQLQGKELSYNNVADTDAAIELVAEFDPSKGPACVIVKHANPCGVATASDLITAYRRALECDPVSAFGGIVALNCRLDKATAEKIVETFTEVVVAPEVDDDAVAVFAAKKNLRLLVTGALPDPLAGGQVFRSVAGGLLIQSRDTARITPADLKVVTKRQPTATEIEDMLFAFTVAKHVKSNAIVYAKEGRSVGIGAGQMNRRDSSRIASLRAAEAAEKLGLADSLAKGSACASEAFFPFPDGLLEAAAAGATAVIQPGGSIGDQAVIDAADAAGLAMVFTGTRVFRH, encoded by the coding sequence ATGCCCGCCGCGCCCGATTTCCCCCCCGCCGCCGACCGCGTTACGCCCAAACGCGCCCTAATTTCGCTGTCGGACAAGGCCGGTCTGGTTGAGGCCGCCCAGGCTTTGGTGGCGGCAGGCATCGAGCTGATCTCAACCGGCGGCACGCGCGCCGCCCTTGAAAAGGCGGGCCTGCCGGTCAAAGACGTGGCCGACATAACCGGTTTTCCGGAAATGATGGATGGCCGCGTCAAGACCCTGCACCCGATGGTGCATGGCGCACTGCTTGCCTATCGTGATGCGCCAGAACACGCCAAGGCGTTGAAAGACCATAATATTCAGCCGATCGACATCGTGTGGATCGACCTCTATCCGTTTGAAAAAACCGTGGCGGGCGGCGGCGCTTTCGAAGCGGCCATCGAGAATATCGACATCGGCGGCCCGGCCATGATCCGCTCCTCGGCCAAGAACCACCCCTATGTCGCCATCTGCGTCGATAAGGCGGGCATGGACGAAGTGCTGGCGGCGATTAAGGCCAAGGGCACGACCGATATGGCCTTGCGCAAAGCCCTTGCGGCCAAGGCTTTTGCGCGCACAGCGGCCTATGATTCGGCTGTCTCGACCTGGTTTGCCGGACAACTGAATGATGCCTATCCTGAGCGCAAAACCATCGCCGGCGAGCGTCTGCAAACCATGCGCTACGGTGAAAACCCGCACCAGTCGGCGGCCTTTTACCGCACGGGCGAAAACCGCCCCGGCGTGGCCACGGCGAAGCAATTGCAGGGCAAGGAACTGAGCTACAACAATGTCGCCGATACCGATGCGGCCATCGAGCTGGTGGCCGAATTTGATCCGTCCAAAGGCCCGGCCTGCGTCATCGTCAAGCACGCCAATCCGTGCGGCGTGGCCACGGCTTCCGATCTGATCACCGCCTATCGCCGCGCGCTGGAATGCGATCCGGTGTCGGCCTTCGGCGGTATTGTGGCGCTCAATTGCCGCCTCGATAAGGCGACCGCCGAAAAGATCGTCGAAACCTTTACCGAGGTCGTGGTGGCCCCCGAAGTCGATGACGACGCGGTGGCCGTATTTGCCGCCAAGAAAAACCTGCGCTTGCTGGTGACGGGTGCCCTGCCTGATCCGCTGGCTGGTGGTCAGGTCTTTCGTTCGGTGGCCGGTGGCCTGCTGATCCAGAGCCGCGACACGGCGCGCATTACGCCTGCCGACCTCAAGGTGGTGACCAAACGCCAGCCGACGGCGACCGAAATCGAGGACATGCTGTTCGCCTTCACCGTGGCCAAGCACGTCAAATCCAACGCCATTGTCTATGCTAAGGAAGGCCGTTCGGTCGGTATCGGCGCGGGCCAGATGAACCGCCGCGATTCGTCGCGCATCGCCTCATTGCGCGCTGCCGAAGCTGCCGAAAAACTGGGTCTGGCCGACAGTTTGGCCAAGGGTTCGGCCTGCGCGTCGGAAGCCTTCTTCCCCTTCCCCGACGGCCTGCTCGAAGCGGCGGCGGCGGGGGCCACGGCGGTGATCCAGCCGGGTGGATCGATCGGCGATCAGGCGGTGATCGACGCCGCCGACGCCGCCGGTCTGGCGATGGTGTTTACCGGCACGCGCGTTTTCCGGCACTAA